AGGAAGCCTGTAGTGGACCAATTTACTCGGGATGGTTAACAGAGTTTGAAAGATGTTTCGTACTATATCATGTTTTTGGGCTAACAAATTTGGTACAGTCttaattaataacaataatataaaagttATCGGAAATGGGTTTAAGATCATACATGCTTGAGTTAATACTTATTAGATCTTGTGAAAAAGTCAAAACAGTTTTATTACCAAGATGTTAATTATGCATGGAAAAACAtaaattcttcatcttttaattcaatGTTCAAGGTTAAAGATATCTTGATGCGTTTTTGGAAATTAAACTCATGATTGCTTAAGAAAACAATTGTAACCATAATGCTTACATCTACTGTTGCAGTTAATAAGCACTATTATATGCACGGTTAATGAATGTTGTTTTCATGCAATGTTAGGTATAATTGATGACAACAATATTCCTatcataaaatataatatcaagGAAGACAAGTGTAGTAATTTACGTATATACGTTAGCTTATTTCTATGAGGGTCATGTAGTTCCTTTACTAGGCTACATAAAGAGATTGGTACCAAGAATTCGGTTGGGATGTTTAATAATGTATATCTTAGGGTGGTATTATTGTAAACTTAATCTTGGCCCGCGTGTTTTGGCTCATTTGGAACTATTACTTATCCAGATTAAAGCCGATTTGACTTAAAGTAAGAATATTAAACGAAATGACCTCCATAGATCAATAACGACTCGTGAATTAAGGAAGTTTAAGTTTGGTAAGAATTATATAAGATTTCGTCGCTGTCCCACTACTCTCTCTTAAAGAAATGAGTTAGTTataaaacttcaaaaataaGATAAACTTTGAGGgttatttatcattttatttaatttgtaATACATTGACAGTGAATTGAATCATACATACTTATATCTTAAGGGAAAATGACGGGTTATTAAAAACTTCATTCAAATGATTAAGAAGATAcattcttatatttttaaaattaaataagtcaattcattaatttacTATATTGATGAGAGACTCCAGCGTAGGGAATTTGATAACGTAACTAACATTACTTTTCGTACGTATATTATACTCATGCGGATGAGCCCACGTTGATAGAAAAAAGGGAACCTCGTTCCGCATTtcttattttcttttttatgAATTGTAAGAGAACGATAAAAGTACCAACCTACCTACTCCGCATTATATCTCAATGAAAATCAAATCTGCAATACAGATGATGTGAAAATATGATCTCAAAGTGTACATGTGCGTACTTAGATGAGGTAATCTCTTTAACAGATAACGGGTCTAATTGAAAAAcagttaatttattaaaatccATTAGAATGATGAAACAGCCGCCATCATATGAGGTGTTATTTCGACGAGTATGATTTAAGAATGGTAATTTGGCTGGAAAACACTTTAGATATTCAGCTCTTTAGatgttaaaaatacaaatatatcTGCACATTTAGTAATCTTCGGGACTCAAAAACTTATTGTAAAATCATCTTTACGCGACTATAGAGTTGAGCTAGTGCTTACTATGCCATCTCTGGTTTTTGTTACATTGCATAAAGAtccaaaacaaaaattgtGAAGCAAACATGGAAATGTGAACAGgttttaataaaatgaaatatcCTATTAAATATTACAGTTCTTTCATTGTCACATTAAATTAATGCTTTGTAATGGTTTTGTTGTTTTCTATCATTAGACGACTTTGAGTCAACAAAACATAAAAATGGTAAatcttaattttttaattacaTAACTCTAATACAATAAGACCTGAGattaatttttatcttATGAAGTTATATAGACgattaattatatatataattatattagattatttgatttctGCTTGTAAAGCAAGAgctttttctttcaatctctttatttcattgtttttcttttcaatcAATAGcttaatttcttcaacGTCTTTTTCATCTCCTTTCTTAgttaaaaattctttttcatcACCCTTTAAATGTTCCAATGAAGCTTTATCCTCAGacttttgatatttttcttttaatttcaataactcAGTAACTAAATTGAAAGCTCTCACGACCgcaaatgataaaaatagtGTAATACCCGTTAAATACATATTCCTTTGAGCCAAAAATTTTCTTGAATGTATTTCTACTCTATCTGTACTTGTGGAGGTTTGAACGACAGAACCAGTGATGGAATGAGCTTTCAATTCCAATTCAACTTTGTAGACTTTATTTATCGAATCAACgaataatattagaatGAATACAATAACACATTTGATTATAGTCTGCACCTTTTGATTTTGGAACGGTTTAATGATTGTCAACGTCAAAGGTCTACGAACCTTTGATGGCAATGGCAACGATAGGATAGTAAAAGCCACTATTTCGctcaataatataatgaacACCAAGTTATTGTATAATGACATTTTGAAGTCGTTCTGTGATTGttgttataaatataaatcgATATTTGTATGAATTGGCGTTAGCACAACCATATATCgtacatacatacatatacatatatgtgATTGAATCTTTTACAATTctgatatatattatttgagGGAGACAATTagtttcaatataatttacaaaaactTGATGCTATCCTCTATCCGGGTAAGTAAATTCCATCTATTCTTTATACATGTTCTTAACAATGGTGGGAAAGTGTTTTCATAGACGTTCGAAAATTcttaattatttattgattgATCGATGTTCT
The sequence above is drawn from the Tetrapisispora phaffii CBS 4417 chromosome 2, complete genome genome and encodes:
- the YET3 gene encoding Yet3p (similar to Saccharomyces cerevisiae YET3 (YDL072C); ancestral locus Anc_4.263), translated to MSLYNNLVFIILLSEIVAFTILSLPLPSKVRRPLTLTIIKPFQNQKVQTIIKCVIVFILILFVDSINKVYKVELELKAHSITGSVVQTSTSTDRVEIHSRKFLAQRNMYLTGITLFLSFAVVRAFNLVTELLKLKEKYQKSEDKASLEHLKGDEKEFLTKKGDEKDVEEIKLLIEKKNNEIKRLKEKALALQAEIK